From one Anaerotruncus rubiinfantis genomic stretch:
- a CDS encoding sensor histidine kinase, protein MQKTLFSKHFITIAAIILLSLTILGAVLLAFASQYFKQDRYKLLEHNAGQAASLTYNNFRNNNYQAVSPQIVLPMYTILAGAIEADIYLSNTEGEILLYAEGSGTERSNGRIPPEIINQTFENGGYKELGKMEGLYAEGHYTVGVPVKTGDGIPAAVIFVSASASALHVFLTEILKMFIISSLAVLILAFAAVYFITADLVRPLRKMVTATQAFSKGDFTMRVPVESYDEIGQLAISFNNMASSLATTEVARRSFTANVSHELRTPMTTIGGFIDGILDGTIPEEKRDHYLKIVSDEIKRLSRLVRSMLNIARIEAGELEINPDLFDVNDTVIKTVFTFEQPLEAKNIEVRGLDGGKVMVEADPDLIHQVVYNLIENAVKFANEGGYIEVNYTEDDTYTYVGIRNSGEGISKDEIPHVFDRFYKTDKSRSRDKGGAGLGLHIVRSIINLHGGDIVVRSVEGEYCEFVFSIPKPHEKGKKSAQKN, encoded by the coding sequence TTGCAAAAAACGCTTTTCAGCAAACACTTCATCACCATCGCGGCGATCATCCTGCTTTCGCTCACCATCCTGGGGGCGGTGCTGCTGGCGTTCGCGTCGCAGTATTTTAAGCAGGACCGCTATAAACTGCTCGAGCACAACGCCGGCCAGGCCGCGTCGCTCACCTACAACAATTTCCGCAACAACAATTACCAGGCGGTCAGCCCGCAGATCGTGCTGCCGATGTACACCATTTTAGCGGGCGCCATCGAAGCGGACATCTACCTTTCCAATACCGAGGGGGAGATCCTGCTCTATGCGGAAGGTTCGGGCACCGAGCGCTCGAATGGGCGCATCCCGCCGGAAATCATCAATCAAACCTTTGAAAACGGCGGCTATAAGGAGCTCGGAAAGATGGAAGGGCTCTATGCCGAAGGGCACTACACGGTGGGCGTCCCGGTCAAAACCGGCGACGGCATCCCGGCCGCGGTGATTTTTGTTTCGGCCTCCGCCAGCGCGCTGCACGTCTTTCTGACTGAAATCCTCAAAATGTTCATCATCTCGTCGCTCGCGGTGCTGATCCTGGCGTTCGCGGCGGTCTATTTCATCACGGCCGACCTGGTGCGTCCGCTGCGCAAGATGGTTACAGCCACGCAGGCTTTCTCCAAAGGGGATTTCACCATGCGGGTGCCGGTGGAAAGTTACGATGAGATCGGGCAGCTGGCTATCTCCTTCAACAACATGGCCTCCTCGCTTGCCACCACTGAGGTGGCGCGCCGCTCCTTCACCGCGAACGTCTCGCATGAGCTGCGCACCCCGATGACCACCATCGGAGGGTTCATCGACGGCATCCTTGACGGAACCATCCCGGAGGAAAAACGGGATCATTACCTCAAGATCGTCTCGGATGAAATCAAGCGGCTTTCACGGCTGGTGCGTTCGATGCTCAACATCGCGCGCATCGAGGCGGGGGAACTCGAGATCAATCCGGATCTTTTCGACGTCAACGACACGGTCATCAAGACGGTCTTTACCTTCGAGCAGCCGCTCGAAGCGAAGAATATTGAGGTGCGCGGGCTGGACGGCGGCAAGGTCATGGTCGAAGCCGACCCGGACCTCATCCACCAAGTGGTTTATAACCTTATTGAAAACGCCGTGAAGTTTGCAAACGAGGGCGGATATATCGAGGTGAACTATACGGAGGACGACACCTATACCTATGTCGGCATCCGTAATTCGGGCGAAGGTATCTCGAAGGATGAGATCCCACACGTTTTCGACCGCTTCTATAAAACCGACAAATCCCGCAGCCGCGATAAGGGCGGCGCCGGGCTTGGGCTGCACATCGTGCGTTCGATCATCAACCTGCACGGCGGCGACATTGTTGTGCGGTCGGTCGAAGGAGAGTACTGTGAATTTGTCTTTTCCATCCCCAAGCCGCATGAGAAGGGAAAAAAGTCCGCGCAGAAAAATTGA
- a CDS encoding response regulator transcription factor codes for MSMGKILICDDDRNICELLRLYLEKEGYALAIANDGEEALAKFSSEAPDLILLDIMMPKLDGWQVCREIRKKSNVPIIMITAKGETFDKVLGLELGSDDYVVKPFDPKEIVARIKAIMRRTGKSASEADVKEVSYDKLVVNMTKYELKVDGKVVDTPPKELELLYHLASNPNRVYTRDQLLDEVWGFEYYGDSRTVDVHIKRLREKLEGVSDQWTLKTVWGVGYKFEVKES; via the coding sequence ATGTCCATGGGAAAGATCCTGATCTGCGATGACGACCGCAACATCTGTGAGCTGCTGCGTCTGTACCTCGAAAAGGAGGGCTACGCGCTGGCGATTGCCAATGACGGCGAGGAAGCGCTTGCGAAGTTCTCGTCGGAAGCCCCCGACCTGATTCTGCTCGATATCATGATGCCCAAGCTCGACGGATGGCAGGTCTGCCGTGAAATCCGCAAAAAATCAAACGTGCCGATCATCATGATCACCGCAAAGGGCGAAACTTTTGATAAGGTGCTCGGTTTGGAGCTTGGCTCGGACGATTATGTGGTCAAGCCCTTCGACCCGAAGGAGATCGTCGCGCGCATCAAGGCGATCATGCGGCGCACCGGGAAGTCGGCCTCCGAGGCGGACGTCAAGGAAGTCAGCTATGATAAACTGGTGGTCAATATGACCAAGTATGAGCTCAAGGTGGACGGCAAGGTGGTCGATACGCCGCCCAAGGAGCTGGAGCTCCTTTACCACCTGGCGAGCAACCCGAACCGCGTCTACACCCGCGACCAGCTGCTCGACGAGGTGTGGGGCTTTGAATATTACGGCGACAGCCGCACGGTTGACGTGCACATCAAGCGCCTGCGCGAAAAGCTGGAGGGCGTGTCCGATCAGTGGACGCTCAAAACCGTCTGGGGCGTGGGCTACAAGTTTGAAGTCAAGGAATCCTGA